GCAAACTGGATGAAATGGTTGCGGATGATCTTGCGCATGGGGGACGGAATATCGCGCACCAGCGGGTGTTTACATTCCATCATTTCTTCGAATTCCGCACGCAATTCGTTGTCGTCCGCATCTTTGGGCAGGCGGTAGGAGAAAAGCTTATAAATTTCAGGGTTGCCCAGCACGGACTGGTCCGCAAGGGCCATGAGCCTGTTGCGAATGTCGCCGATGCCGAACATTTTGAACTGGTTACGGATAACAGCCGAACTGCCCCCGGAATCAAAGGGGGTGATCACGTGAATGGAATTGTGGGTGTACTGGGTCAGTACGGTGGAAGTCTTTTTAAGCGCAGTACCGCCGCTGAAAAATAGAAGCTTGGGACCGAGGTCCGGTGTTCTGCGGTACCGTTCCAGCTTGATCGGGTCCGGTACCCGTACTTCACGTTTTATTTTGATGCGCATTTTTTGTTTGCCTAAAAATTATATTTTCCCGTCCTTCATAAACGTCAGACAGGCATCTGCGGCTTTGTCGAAATCCACACCGCCGCTGATCTCAATGAGAGTTGTTTTTGCCAGCATTTCGGCATAGGCGTCAACATCGGGATCATCTTCCTTTTCAGGGGAATCGGGCAGGTAGAAGAGTCCGGTTCCTTTCATGAACGCGGGCAGCAGGTATTTGCGTTCCTTGGGGTCAACGACCTTGATTACGGTTTCGGAATTGTCGCGCTGCCAGTTGAGAATGACCAGTGCGCTTAAGGGAGCTTTGAGCACGAACTTGTTTTTGCCGTAGCATTCATCGATGAGGGCATCGTATTTGTGTTCCAGTTCCCAAAGTTCTTCCTTGGGCATGGCGAGGAATTTTTCCTTGTCTTCAGGGGCCACGATGCAGGAGAGGTCGGGGTTGTTCAGCGCGGTGCCGGGGTTGATGCGCGGCTGCTTGGCAACGCCGTACATGGTCAGGGATTTACCGTTACCCTCGGCGTTCTCTTCAGCCATGACCCGGTCGTTGCTGACGAAAGTTGTGCCGCGGCTCATGAGGTGCAGGGCGAGGGTTGATTTGCCCATGCCGGAGAATCCGGCCATGGCGATGCCGCGACCGTTTTCAATAACACCGGCAGCATGGCCGAGGAAGTTGCCGCTGTTGAGTTTGTATTCAATGAAGCGGTTGTTGATGAAGTTGATGACCTGATTGGAGTTTTCAATGCAGGGACCCATGGCGATGTTTTCACCTTCGCCGAAAACGAAGACCATTCCGGTCAGCCTTTTATAGACTACGCGGCCATCGGGAAGGTTGTAGAACTCTTCCTTGATCTTAGCCTTACCCG
This is a stretch of genomic DNA from Desulfovibrio sp. JC010. It encodes these proteins:
- a CDS encoding HprK-related kinase B; this translates as MNQSAMTRSAIVKKYRSEFPATESIFIDFGGCVIETRVNNSDLLADLNNYFKEFLADTDKGDILITAHECPAVDLGLEYTVKQPDPGKAKIKEEFYNLPDGRVVYKRLTGMVFVFGEGENIAMGPCIENSNQVINFINNRFIEYKLNSGNFLGHAAGVIENGRGIAMAGFSGMGKSTLALHLMSRGTTFVSNDRVMAEENAEGNGKSLTMYGVAKQPRINPGTALNNPDLSCIVAPEDKEKFLAMPKEELWELEHKYDALIDECYGKNKFVLKAPLSALVILNWQRDNSETVIKVVDPKERKYLLPAFMKGTGLFYLPDSPEKEDDPDVDAYAEMLAKTTLIEISGGVDFDKAADACLTFMKDGKI